CACGTACACCCGGGCGTTCACCGTGGTCAGAGACATCGTGAAGGCGACGGCTACCGGCGAGATGACGATCGCGGCGGGGGCGGGCCGCGCGCTCACGGGCATCCGCCCGGCGGGCCGTTCTCCGCGTTGGTGGGCCGGTAGGCGCAGGCGGGCGTGTCGGTCTCGGGTGGTGTGGGCTCGACCACCATCAGGTGACGGTTCACAAGATCCTCCGGGGTCTCGGCGTGACGGGCGACGTCCGCGCGGGCGGCGACAGGTGGAGCCGGGCAGCAGGAAGCGGAGCCGCAGGGGCTCCCTGGCCCGGGCTCGCCTTCATGGTCATCGGAGCGGGCCGGGTCGACATCGGGGCTGACACCCATTTGGCGCCGCCGCTGCCGCAGGGGCTCTGCGCCGGCTGCCCGGCGCGGTGCGCCCGCGTCCCCGCCCCGACTGCGGGCGCGACGGATAATGGGTGCGCGCACGCATTTACAGGACGCACCCGGGCCGACAGGCTGACCATGATGAGGGTGATCACCGCCGCGGGACGGGCCGGCCTGGCCCCTGGCGGGCCGCAGAGAACGGCCGACGCCGGGCGGAGTCGGGCAGCGAGGGGAGGAACCGTCGTGTCGCTGTTCTGGCGGATCTTCCTGCTCAACGCCGCCGTACTCGTCGCCGCCACGCTGCTGCTGCTCGGCCCGGTCACGGTGTCCACCCCCGTGCTGCTCACCGAGGCCGTCGTGCTGACCGTGGGCCTCGCCGCGATGCTGGTCGCCAACGCCGCGCTGCTGCGCGTCGGCCTCGCGCCGCTGCACCGGCTGACGCGGGCCATGACCACCATCGACCTGCTGCAGCCCGAACCCCGGCCGGTCCCGGCCGGGCAGGCCGGCATCGCGGACCTGATCCGCGCCTTCAACGCCATGATCGACCGGCTGGAGGCGGAGCGGGCCTCCAGCGCGGCCAGCGCCCTGTCCGCCCAGGAGGCCGAGCGCCGGCGCGTCGCCCAGGAACTGCACGACGAGGTCGGCCAGACGCTGACCGCGGTCCTGCTCGAACTCAAGCAGGTCGCCCGGCACGCGCCCGAGCCGGTCCGCGCCCAACTCGCCCAGGTGCAGGAGACCACCCGCGACAGCCTCGACGAGATCCGCCGCATCGCCCGCCGGCTGCGCCCCGGCGTACTGGAGGAACTCGGCCTGACCAGCGCCCTCAAGGCGCTCGTCACGGAGGTCACCGGGCACACGGACCTGTCGGTGCGCCAGCACCTCGACGCGGACCTGCCCGCCCTCGACGGCGAGGCCGAACTGGTGATCTACCGGGTGGCGCAGGAGGCCCTCACCAACACCGTCCGGCACGCGCGGGCCACCACCGTCGAGCTGTCGCTGACCCGCCGACCGGGCCACGTGCAACTGCGGATCCGCGACGACGGCCGGGGCATCGGCGACGCCGCCGAAGGCGCCGGCGTACGCGGCATGCGGGAGCGCGCCCTGCTCATCGGCGCCCAGCTCAGCGTGGGGCCCGGCCCGGACGGCGGCACCGAGGTGCGGCTGCGGGTGCCCGTCGGCGACTCCGAGGCCCGGCCGTGACCACCCGCATCCTGCTCGCCGACGACCACGCCCTCGTGCGCCGTGGCGTGCGCCTCATCCTCGACAGCGAACCGGACCTGACCGTCGTGGCCGAGGCCGGCGACGGCGCGGAGGCCATCGGCCTGGCCCAGACCGAGCGCCCCGACCTTGCCATCCTCGACATCGCCATGCCGCGGCTGACCGGCCTCCAGGCGGCCCGGGAGCTGTCCCGGCAGCAACCGGGCCTGCGCATCCTCATCCTGACGATGTACGACAACGAGCAGTACTTCTTCGAGGCCCTCAAGGTCGGCGCCAACGGCTACGTGCTCAAGTCCGTCGCCGACCGCGACCTGGTGGAGGCCTGCCGCGCCGCCGTACGCGACGAGCCGTTCCTCTATCCCGGCGCCATCAACGCCCTCATCCGCACCTACCTGGAGCGCAGCGCCCGGGGCGAGAGCCTGCCGGCCAGGGCCATCACCGAGCGCGAGGAGGAGATCCTCAAGCTCGTCGCCGAGGGCCACTCCTCCAAGGAGATCGCCCGCCTGCTGTTCATCAGCGTCAAGACCGTCGAACGGCACCGGGCCAACCTGCTGCAGAAGCTCGGCCTCAGGGACCGGCTGGAACTGACCCGCTACGCCATCCGGGCCGGGCTCATCGAGCCGTGACCGCGCGCGGCGGGGGTGACGGGCGCCGGCGGCGACCGCGGCCCGGACAGCCGGTACGGGGACGACAGGGCCGACTTTCCTGCGGGCGGGCCCGCCGGTTCTCTACGGTCGACGGGTGGGCGCTGAGCAGCCGTGGAGCCGGCCGGCCCGTCGGGGCCGCCCGGTGCGTACCGGGTTGGTGTTCGCGGGCGTGACCGTGCTGCTGTGCTGCGTCGGGGTGGCCGGGCTGGGCGCCTGGAACGTGCAGGTGGTCACGCAGGCCAGCGGTCCGGTGCGGGAGACCGCCGACGGCTTCCTGCGGTCGGTGGCGGCGGGCGACACCGACGGCGCGTACGAGCGGCTCTGCGCCGACACGCGCAGCCGGTGGAGCCCCATCGGGTTCACCAGCTGGCTGCGCACCCCGCCGGTGGTCGACGGCTACGAGATCGTCGACGTGTCGGTGGCGACCCGGGGTGGCAGCCCGCGCGGCACCGTGACGGTCCGGCTGACCCGCGACAGCGGCCTCACCGAGGAGCGGAAGCTGTCGGTGGTGCGCGAGGACGGCGACTGGCGGGTGTGCGGTGACCCGTACTGAGGCGTCAGCGGCGGGGGCCGAGTTCGCCCGCGCGGTAGTGCCGGCGGCAGAGCACCTGGTAGCGCACCTCGGCGCTGTCCACGGTGTCGCCGATGACGACCTGCAGGCCCTCGCGGACCACCCGACCGTCGACGACGCGGGCGTTGAGCAGCCCTTCCCGGCCGCACCAGCAGAGCACCTCGACCTGGATGCGGGCCACCTCGTCGGCGAGTTCGAACAGCCGCTGCGCGGCCGGGAACAGGCACGAGCGGAAGTCGGTGGCCAGCCCGAACGCGTACACGTCGACGTCGTAGCTGTCGACCAGCTCGGCCATCTGCTCGATGTGCTCCAGGTTGTAGAACGACGCCTCGTCGCAGATCAGGTAGTCGACGCGGACGCCCTCGGCCCAGGTGTCGCGCACGAGGGTG
The nucleotide sequence above comes from Micromonospora sp. M71_S20. Encoded proteins:
- a CDS encoding HAMP domain-containing sensor histidine kinase, translating into MSLFWRIFLLNAAVLVAATLLLLGPVTVSTPVLLTEAVVLTVGLAAMLVANAALLRVGLAPLHRLTRAMTTIDLLQPEPRPVPAGQAGIADLIRAFNAMIDRLEAERASSAASALSAQEAERRRVAQELHDEVGQTLTAVLLELKQVARHAPEPVRAQLAQVQETTRDSLDEIRRIARRLRPGVLEELGLTSALKALVTEVTGHTDLSVRQHLDADLPALDGEAELVIYRVAQEALTNTVRHARATTVELSLTRRPGHVQLRIRDDGRGIGDAAEGAGVRGMRERALLIGAQLSVGPGPDGGTEVRLRVPVGDSEARP
- a CDS encoding response regulator transcription factor, yielding MTTRILLADDHALVRRGVRLILDSEPDLTVVAEAGDGAEAIGLAQTERPDLAILDIAMPRLTGLQAARELSRQQPGLRILILTMYDNEQYFFEALKVGANGYVLKSVADRDLVEACRAAVRDEPFLYPGAINALIRTYLERSARGESLPARAITEREEEILKLVAEGHSSKEIARLLFISVKTVERHRANLLQKLGLRDRLELTRYAIRAGLIEP
- a CDS encoding thymidine kinase, with protein sequence MTDHAAAPTCLARPPLGPDDSPAGCAAARGVDGRPLHAAALKFFWGPMDCGKSTMALQMNHNHSRQGRRGLVTTRIDRSLGPQVTTRIGLAHEAVEVTDELDLRTLVRDTWAEGVRVDYLICDEASFYNLEHIEQMAELVDSYDVDVYAFGLATDFRSCLFPAAQRLFELADEVARIQVEVLCWCGREGLLNARVVDGRVVREGLQVVIGDTVDSAEVRYQVLCRRHYRAGELGPRR